ATTCAAGTTGTGGTTTGTGTGGCAGGACGAGCAATTGCAGCAGTGGCTGCAGCAACAGGCGGCGCAGGGACTGCACTTGCGCAGTACCAACGTGTTGTGCCTGCATACCTTCGTGCGCGGAGCACCGGCCGACATGGTCTACCGCTGGGATGCCGGCGACCAGCGCAAGGATCCGCATTACATGCAGTTGTTCCAGGACGCCGGGTGGGAACACGTGGCATCCACCGCCGGCTGGCATTGCTGGCGCAAGGCCCGGCGCGCTGGCCAGGTCAACGAAATTTTTACCGACAACTCCGACAAGATCCGCAAGTACCAGCGCGTGATGGTGCCGATACTGGTCATCCTGGCGATCCAGTTGCTGACGCTGGCGGCCAATCCTGGCGTCAAAATGGTCCTGACCGGCAGCAATCCCGCCGCAGCGACACCGATGGTGTCGGGGGCGGTGGGGATACTGGTCGGCTCCGCGCTCGTGTTTGCCTATGCCGTCGTCAAGCTGATGCAACGCACCGCGCAACTGAAGCGCCAGCGCGCTTAACCGCGCAGTTTGGCGAACGCGGCTGCCATGCTGCCGCTTGGTGCTGCCTCGCGGGCGCCTTGTTTCTGGTGCTGGCCCATGCTCTTGCGGTCGTTGCGGTCGGCGCGTTGTTGCGGCTGGGCGCCGGCCTGCGGCGCGCTGTCGGTCAGGCGCATGGTCAGGGCGATGCGCTTGCGCTTTTCGTCCACTTCCAGCACTTTCACTTTCACCACCTGGCCGGCCTTGACCACCGTGTGCGGATCTTTCACGAAGGTGTTCGACAGCGCCGAGATATGCACCAGCCCGTCCTGGTGCACACCGATGTCGACAAACGCTCCGAACGCGGCCACGTTGGTCACCACGCCCTCCAAAATCATGTCCGGGCGCAGGTCGCGGATTTCTTCCACGCCTTCCTTGAAGGTGGCGGTGGTAAATTCCGGGCGCGGATCGCGGCCCGGCTTTTCCAGCTCTTTTAAGATGTCGGTGATGGTCGGCACGCCGAATTTATCGTCCGCGTACTTGGCGGGGTTCAGCGACTTGATCAGGGCAGCTTCGCCGATCACACCCTTGATATCTTTCTTGATGTCGGCCAGGATTTTTTGCACCAGCGGATACGATTCCGGGTGCACGGCCGAGGCGTCGAGCGGATTGTCGCCGCCGGTCACGCGCAAAAAGCCCGCTGCCAGCTCGAAGGTTTTATCGCCGAGGCGCGGCACCGATTTCAGGCCGCTTCTCGACGTGAACGCGCCTTTCGCATCGCGGTAGGTGACAATCGCCTGCGCCACCGATGCCGACAGGCCCGACACGCGCGCCAGCAGCGGCGCGGACGCTGTATTCACATCGACGCCCACCGCATTGACGCAATCCTCGACCACGGCGTCGAGCGTGCGCGCCAGCTGGGTTTGCGACACATCGTGCTGGTACTGGCCCACGCCGATCGACTTCGGATCGATTTTTACCAGCTCGGCCAGCGGATCCTGCAGGCGGCGCGCGATCGAGACCGCGCCGCGCAGCGACACATCCATGTCCGGCAACTCGCGCGAGGCGAATTCCGATGCCGAATACACCGATGCGCCTGCTTCCGAGACGACGATCTTGCTCATTTTTTGTTCAGGATGGCGCTTGATCAGGTCTTGCGCCAGCTTGTCGGTCTCGCGCGACGCGGTGCCGTTGCCGATCGAAATCAGGGAAACATTGTGCTTGGCGGCCAGCTTGCCCAGCGTGTGCAGCGAACCGTCCCAGTCGTTCTTCGGCTGGTGCGGATAGATCACGGCGGTATCGACCACCTTGCCGGTGGCATCGACTACCGCCACCTTGACGCCGGTCCGCAGGCCGGGGTCGAGACCCATGGTGGCGTGCTGGCCGGCGGGCGCCGCCAGCAGCAGGGCTTTCAAGTTGGTAGCGAAAACACTGATGGCGTCGAGCTCGGATTTTTCGCGCAGCGCGCCCATCAGTTCGGTATCGAGGTGCATGAAACTTTTTACGCGCCAGGTCCAGCGCGCGGTGTCGGCCAGCCACTTGTCGGCCGGGCGGCCCTGCTGCTTGATGCCGAAACGGGCGGCAATGCGGCTCTCGCACGGATTGTGCGGCGCATCCCACTTCGGCTTTTCCGGTTCGCTGTCGAGGCGCAGCGCAACGTCGAGGATGCCTTCGCGGCGGCCACGCATCAGCGCCAGCGCCCGGTGCGAAGGCACATTGGCCAGGGGTTCGGAATAATCAAAATAATCGGCGAACTTTTCGCCTTCTTCTTGTTTTCCTTCAATAACTTTCGACTGGACAATGCCATGCTCTTGCACGTATTCGCGCAGCGATTGCAGCAAGGTTGCATCTTCGGCAAAGCGCTCCATCAGGATCTGGCGCGCGCCATCGAGCGCGGCCTTGCTGTCGGCCACGCCCGGGTTGTTGCCATCAGCCGTCGTAAACGCCTCGCGCAGGTAGTTGGCTGCCTCGGTCTCCGGGTTCAGAGCCGGGTTATCGAGCAGGCCGTCGGCCAGCGGCGCCAGGCCCGCTTCGATGGCGATCTGCGCCTTGGTGCGGCGTTTTTGTTTGTATGGAAGATACAAATCTTCGAGGCGGGTCTTGTCTTCGGCGTGCATGACCGCATCTAACAAGACCGGCGTCATCTTGTTCTGTTCGGTAATAGATGCCACGATAGCGGCGCGCCGATCTTCCAGCTCGCGCAGGTAGCGCAGGCGTTCTTCGAGCAGGCGCAGCTGGATATCGTCGAGGCCGCCGGTTGCTTCCTTGCGATAACGCGCGATGAACGGCACGGTGGCGCCTTCGTCCAGCAGGGCGATGGCGGCGGAAACTTGGGCCGGTTTGGCGGCAAGTTCGAGGGCGAGGCGTTGTTCGATGGAAGGCAACATGAGGGTATCCTGAGCAGTCAAGCCCGGAATCATACGCAATCTTGGCGAATGTGCCAGTCTTGACAGCCCAAACAGACTGTGTGCGCGCGGTTGTGTGACGAATGCGCGTGGAAACACCGATTGAATGGCGGGTTTTCGATAGAATCCGCAAACACGAACGCGTGTATGGCGGATAATATCGCCTGTTGCCGTTTTTGAACCATCTTTGAACAACAATGCGACCCATGGATTTTACCCGCGACGACGCTTCCGAAGTAAAAGCTGCCCCAGCTGTTCCAACGGCGCCGGCCGTGCCTCCGCGCCTGACGCCCCCTGCGAATCAACTCTCGTACGCTGTCGCCACGTGGCTGCAGCGGGTCGATGCGGCAGCGCATCCCAAGGCCAAGCTCACGCCGCCGCCCGTCGATGCCGACCCCAAGCAAACCCAGTACCGCCTGATCTACGTACTCGCGCCCACCAGCGGCGGCCGTCACGTGGCGCTGTGCCTGTACAAGGCGCGGCTGCGGTCCAACGGCGACGTCGCGGCGGCCACGCCGGTCAGCGAAATCTTTTCGCTGCTGTCGGCGCCGCCCAACTTCCTGGTCGCGGGCGACGAAGACCTGGTGCGCTTTTTTGTCGCGATGCGCAGCGGCCAGAATTCGCAGACCGGCTCGGCCACCGAGCCGCGCGGCAAAATCGGCGCAGCGCTGCTGCAAATGCTGGCCGACCAGGACAAGCTGCTGTGGGCCAACTCGTGGTCCGACGTCGGCAACGGCCTGGTGTATCCGCTCAAGGGCGGCGTGCTGCGCGAAGCCAACCTGGCCTGGCGCGAAGAGGGTAAAGGATTGCGACTGGGCTGGGCCGTGCAACCGGCGCCCGGTGCGCGCCATGCCAGCCAGACCGGCGCCGACCAGGTCGATTACATGTTGCCGACCGATCCGCCGTGGTATATCGACAACCTGTCGTGCGGCGTGCTGCAATTGAACCAGGGCGGCGCCGCGATTCCGCTGGCCGACCTGCAGGCGCTGGTGGCGCAGGCACCGCTGCTCACCAACCACGACAAGATGCGCGTATCACAACTGTTGCTGGCCCACGGCCTGCAACAGCTGATGCCGCTGCCGCAACCGCTGCCGCAGCGCCTGCGCGACGACGTCAAGCCGCGCCCCGTGCTCACGCTCGACGCCGCCATGCTGGCGGACGGTTCGCTGCAACGCTGGCACGATTTTGCCGTGCTGTCGTTCGACTATGACGGCGAACGCGTGTCGTTCGATCCGTCGCAGCGGGTGGTGCGCCAGAAGGGCGACGTCACCGAGATCATCGCGCGCGACGAAGCGGCCGAAGCCGCCGCACTGGCGCTGCTGGCCGAGCGCGCGTTTGCCGCTCCCACCACGCTGCCGCTCAGCAGCCTCAAGGGCGGTTTGCTGTTGCCCAACCAGGCCGCCTGGATCCGCTTTGCCCGTGACGGCCTGGCGGAATTGAAAGACGCCGGCTGGAAGCTGGAAAAAACCGCCAAGTACCGCTACGACATGCGCGACGTGGGCGACTGGTATGCCGACGTGGCGCTTGATGAAGCCGACGGCGGCAACACCTGGTTCAACCTCGAGCTTGGCATCCTGGTGGACCAGGAGCGGGTGCCGCTGTTGCCCGTGCTGGTGCAACTGATCCGTGGCGCCCCCAACGATTTCACGCCCAAGGCCATCGCCCACCACGGCGACGAGGACCAGATGCTGGCCACCTTGCCGGACGGCGCCCGCGTGGCGCTGCCGTGGGCGCGCATCAAGCCCATCCTCGGTACCCTGGGTGAGTTGTATTTCAACGACAAGATCAAGACCTCGCTGCGCATGGCCACGCTCGACGCCGCGCGCCTCGATGAACTGGCGCGCAATGTCGAGATGCAATGGACCGGCGGCGAGGAACTGCGCGACATGGGCGCGCGCCTGAACCAGTTCGGCGCCGTCAAACGCATCGCCACCCCGGCCGGCCTGCGCGCCACCTTGCGCGACTATCAAACCGATGGCCTGTCGTGGATGCAGTTCCTGCGCGAATATAACTTCGGCGGCATCCTGGCCGATGACATGGGCCTGGGCAAGACCGTGCAAACCCTGGCTCACATCCTGGTGGAAAAGGAAGCCGGACGCCTGACCGCCCCGGCCCTGGTGATTGCCCCAACGAGTTTGATGGGCAACTGGCAGGAAGAGGCCGCGCGCTTCGCTCCCGACCTGAAAGTGCTGTTGTTGCAGGGCAAGGACCGCATGGCGCAGTTCGACCAGATCGACAGCGCCGACCTGGTCCTGACCACCTACGCCTTGCTGCCGCGCGACGAGGAAAAGCTGCGCGAGCACGACTTCCACCTGGTCATCCTCGACGAATCGCACTACATCAAGAATACCCGCAGCAAGGCCGCCCAGAGCGCCGGCCTGCTGCGCGCCCGCCACCGCCTGTGCCTGTCGGGCACGCCGCTGGAAAACCACCTGGGCGAGCTGTGGTCGCAATTCCACTTCCTGCTGCCCGGCCTGCTGGGCGACGAGAAGGGGTTCAATACCGTGTTCCGCCACCCGATCGAGCGCCAGGACGATCCGCTGCGCCGGTCCCTGCTCAACCGCCGCATCAAGCCGTTCCTGCTGCGCCGGACCAAGGACAACGTGGCCAAGGAACTGCCGCCGAAGACCGAGATGGTGCGCCGCGTGGAACTGACCGGCGCCCAGCGCGACCTGTACGAAACCGTGCGCCTGGCCATGGACCAGAAAGTGCGCGACGAAATCGACCGCAAGGGCGTGGCGCGCAGCCAGATCGTCATCCTCGAGGCGCTGCTCAAGCTGCGCCAGGTGTGCTGCGATCCACGGCTGGTGAAATCGCTGTCGTCGAAAAAGCAGACGGCCGGCTCGGCCAAGCTGATCGACCTGATGCAAATGGTGGAAGATTTGCTGGAAGAGAAGCGTAAAATCCTCGTCTTCTCGCAGTTCACCAGCATGCTCGAACTGATCGAACAGGAACTCGAAGCGCGCGACATTCCGTACGCGCTGCTCACCGGCGACACCAAGGACCGCAGCGCGCAAGTGGCGGCGTTCCAGCAGGGCGCGGTGCCGATTTTCCTGATCAGCCTGAAAGCGGGCGGCGTGGGGCTGAACCTGACGGCGGCCGATACCGTGATCCACTACGATCCATGGTGGAACCCGGCCGCCGAGAACCAGGCCACCGACCGTGCCTGGCGCATCGGCCAGGACAAGCCGGTATTCGTGTATAAACTGATCGCCAAGGGCACGCTGGAAGAAAAAATCCAGATCCTGCAACAGAAAAAATCGGACCTGGCCCAATCAATCCTGGCAGAAGGGGAGTCGCAAAAAATGGCACTCACGCAAGAGGACCTGCAACAAATCTTCGCGCCACTGGTCGAGTAATCGAGCATGGCGACCATCGCGGAACTCGAAGAGGCGCTGCGGCAGTCGCAGTCGCAGGCGGCGCGCTACCGCCAGTTGCTCGACCACAGCGGCGAAGTGAGCTGGATGATCGACTGCGCCAGCGGCGAGCTCGAATGGCTGAGCCATGCCGCTAAAACCCAGTTCGGCTACACGCTGGAAACTGCCCGGGCGCTGGCCTGGGACCTGGCGCAGGAACTGGCGCCCCGGCTCGACCGCTACGAGTCGGGCGACCTGAGCAGAAAACGCCTGGTGCGCGAAACCGAGTTGCCGCATGCCGACGGCCACACGGTGCCGGTGGAAATCGAATCGACCTTGATGACGGGTGCCGACGGCGTGCCGGTCTCGGTGCTGGGCGTGGTGCGCGATTTGACCGAGCGGCGGGCGCTGGCCGACCAGCAAAAGAAATTCGCCTCGATGCTGTCGCACGAGTTCCGTACGCCGCTGTCCACGATTGACGGCGCGGTCCAGCGCCTGGAAATGACGGGCGCCCACCACGACGAAGGCACGCGCAAGCGCTACCGCAAGATCCAGACGGCGGTGGACCGCATGCTGGCCATGCTCGACGACTACCTGTCGCCCGAGCGCATGGCCAGCATCGGCCGCGCGCGCCAGCCTGACGAAATTTCACCGGCCAACCTGCTTGAATCTGCCGCCGAAGGCGCGCGCACGCGCCGCGCCCGCGTCGATTTGCATATCGAGGCGCTGCCGCAATGGATGCGGTGCGACCCGGCCGGCATCCGCCTGTGCCTGGAAATCCTGCTCGACAATGCGATCAAATACACGCCGGCTGACACGCCGCTACAGCTGACGGGCAAAATGGCAGCCGAGGGCGGCGTCGAATTTCTGGTGCGCGACCATGGCGCCGGCGTGCCCGAGGCCGAACTTGAAACGATCTTCGGGCGCGGCACGCGCGGCGCCAATGCCACGGCCGCCGGCGTGGCCGGTTCGGGCCTGGGACTGTACATGGCGCGCTCGATTGCCGATGTCCACGGCGGCACCGTCACGGTCAGAAATGTTTCTGAAAGCGGCGCGGAATTTCGGATTTGGCTGCCGGCAGCCGCCAAGCCCGGGAAAAGCCTTGCGCGAGTGGATAGCAACAGTGATAATCCCCCGATGTAGGTGACGGGCTGGATAAGCTACTGCGCGCCTCGCTGCCCCTCCTGCGTTGCTCAGCGTACTTCAGTACGCTTCCGCTACTCGGAGTGGCAGCGAAGCGCTCGCTACGCTTCTCCAGGCCCGTTGATGCGATACTGGAATAGCAGTTTACACTGGGCAGTTTGTCCGTAAAAACATCGAATGGCGCATCAATGACGCAAATACTGATCGTGGAAGACAATCTGGACTACGCCGAGGAAATGGCGGAGTTCTTGACTGAGCTTCAACACGAGGTGCACATCACCAATAATGCCAGCGATATGTGGACCGCGCTAAGCCACGGCAACGTGGGCGTGGTCGTGCTGGACCTCGGCCTCCCCGACGAAGACGGTTTTAACGTCATCCCGCGCATGCGCCAGCTGTATCCCCAGATCGGCCTGCTGGTACTGACCGGGCGCGTGGCGTTCGACAACCGCATCCTGGGCCTGCGCCTGGGCGCCGACCACTACCTGACCAAGCCGATCAAGTTCCCGGAACTGGCTGCCCACATCGAGGCGCTCGACCGCCGCGTGGGACCGCAGGAAACCGCGCCCGCACCCAGCAAGTGGACGCTGAAAGTGAGCGCCCGCCAGCTGGAACTGCAAGGCACGGCGATCACCCTGACCGAAAAGGAATGCAATTTCCTGCACCTGCTGACGATTAACACCCGGCCGGTACCGCGCCAGGTGATCGTGGCCGGCATCGGTGGCGACGACCCCGACGCCGGGCGCCGGGTGGACATGCTGGTGTACCGCCTGCGCAAGAAGGCCCGCACCGGCCTGGGCCAGGACCTGCCGCTGCGCAGCGCCTATGGCGAGGGTTACAGCCTGTCGGCCAGTTTCAACCTGTCGTAACGCTTAGCTAGCAACTTTCAAATAAATAGGGACAAAGCGGTACTTCATTTTGCTGCTTGCCCAATTTATTGGGGACAGAGTACGATAGCGCTTTGATTCGCTTGCTGCGCACCTATGGCCCGCCTGCCCCGCCTGATTGTTCCCCACCAGCCGCACCACGTCATCCAGACCGGCAACAACGAGCAACCGGTGTTCCACGACGACGACGATTACCTGGCCTTCCTCGGCTGGCTGCGCGCGGCTGCCAAGACCTACAAGGTGCAAGTCCACGCCTACGTGCTGATGCCCAATCACCTGCACTTGCTGGTCACGCCCACCGATGAGGACGGCCTGGGCCAGATGATGCAGTGGGTGGGCCGCTACTACGTGCCGTACTTCAACCATAAATACGGCCGCAGCGGCACCTTGTGGAACGGCCGCTATAAAACCTCGCTGATCGACGCCGACGCCTATTTCATGTTGTGCAGCAGATACATCGAATCGAACCCGGTCAGGAGCGGCCTGGCGGCCCGCCACGAGGATTACCGTTGGTCCAGCTATTGCCACCACGCCGGCATTCGCCCGGACGGGTTGATCATCGATCACCCGAAGTTCTGGGAACTGGGCAACACGCCATTCGAGCGCGAGGCCGCCTACGTGGCGCTGTTCGAGCTGGTGATCACCAGCGACGATATCACCCGCATCGGGAACGCCCTGCTCAAGGGCTGGCCGCTGGGCTCGGAGCAGTTCAAGGCCGCCTTACAAAACAAGGTCAAGCGCCGGGTGCTGCCAGCAAAGCGGGGCCGGCCATTCAAGATCAAGCAAGAAACCGCGTAAAAATCGACCTAAAGCCGCAGTAAATTCAGTGACTGCGGCTTTTTTAGCGCCCGATTCACTCTGTCCCTAATAAAAAATTCTAAGGATATTTAAAAAATTAATTCGACTCCGACCCTAATTATTGTCATTGTTTTTTGTGTGGGATTGTTCTACTCTCCATTCTCATAGCCAATCTGCCAGTGGAGAGCACCATGAAAGCCCAAGGTCTGTACGATCCATCCAATGAACACGATGCCTGCGGCGTCGGATTCGTCGCCCATATCAAGGGTAACAAGAGCCACTCCATCGTCGAACAGGGTC
This is a stretch of genomic DNA from Duganella zoogloeoides. It encodes these proteins:
- a CDS encoding transposase, which produces MARLPRLIVPHQPHHVIQTGNNEQPVFHDDDDYLAFLGWLRAAAKTYKVQVHAYVLMPNHLHLLVTPTDEDGLGQMMQWVGRYYVPYFNHKYGRSGTLWNGRYKTSLIDADAYFMLCSRYIESNPVRSGLAARHEDYRWSSYCHHAGIRPDGLIIDHPKFWELGNTPFEREAAYVALFELVITSDDITRIGNALLKGWPLGSEQFKAALQNKVKRRVLPAKRGRPFKIKQETA
- a CDS encoding response regulator transcription factor, with the protein product MTQILIVEDNLDYAEEMAEFLTELQHEVHITNNASDMWTALSHGNVGVVVLDLGLPDEDGFNVIPRMRQLYPQIGLLVLTGRVAFDNRILGLRLGADHYLTKPIKFPELAAHIEALDRRVGPQETAPAPSKWTLKVSARQLELQGTAITLTEKECNFLHLLTINTRPVPRQVIVAGIGGDDPDAGRRVDMLVYRLRKKARTGLGQDLPLRSAYGEGYSLSASFNLS
- a CDS encoding DUF2812 domain-containing protein; the protein is MWQDEQLQQWLQQQAAQGLHLRSTNVLCLHTFVRGAPADMVYRWDAGDQRKDPHYMQLFQDAGWEHVASTAGWHCWRKARRAGQVNEIFTDNSDKIRKYQRVMVPILVILAIQLLTLAANPGVKMVLTGSNPAAATPMVSGAVGILVGSALVFAYAVVKLMQRTAQLKRQRA
- a CDS encoding PAS domain-containing sensor histidine kinase, whose protein sequence is MATIAELEEALRQSQSQAARYRQLLDHSGEVSWMIDCASGELEWLSHAAKTQFGYTLETARALAWDLAQELAPRLDRYESGDLSRKRLVRETELPHADGHTVPVEIESTLMTGADGVPVSVLGVVRDLTERRALADQQKKFASMLSHEFRTPLSTIDGAVQRLEMTGAHHDEGTRKRYRKIQTAVDRMLAMLDDYLSPERMASIGRARQPDEISPANLLESAAEGARTRRARVDLHIEALPQWMRCDPAGIRLCLEILLDNAIKYTPADTPLQLTGKMAAEGGVEFLVRDHGAGVPEAELETIFGRGTRGANATAAGVAGSGLGLYMARSIADVHGGTVTVRNVSESGAEFRIWLPAAAKPGKSLARVDSNSDNPPM
- a CDS encoding Tex family protein — encoded protein: MLPSIEQRLALELAAKPAQVSAAIALLDEGATVPFIARYRKEATGGLDDIQLRLLEERLRYLRELEDRRAAIVASITEQNKMTPVLLDAVMHAEDKTRLEDLYLPYKQKRRTKAQIAIEAGLAPLADGLLDNPALNPETEAANYLREAFTTADGNNPGVADSKAALDGARQILMERFAEDATLLQSLREYVQEHGIVQSKVIEGKQEEGEKFADYFDYSEPLANVPSHRALALMRGRREGILDVALRLDSEPEKPKWDAPHNPCESRIAARFGIKQQGRPADKWLADTARWTWRVKSFMHLDTELMGALREKSELDAISVFATNLKALLLAAPAGQHATMGLDPGLRTGVKVAVVDATGKVVDTAVIYPHQPKNDWDGSLHTLGKLAAKHNVSLISIGNGTASRETDKLAQDLIKRHPEQKMSKIVVSEAGASVYSASEFASRELPDMDVSLRGAVSIARRLQDPLAELVKIDPKSIGVGQYQHDVSQTQLARTLDAVVEDCVNAVGVDVNTASAPLLARVSGLSASVAQAIVTYRDAKGAFTSRSGLKSVPRLGDKTFELAAGFLRVTGGDNPLDASAVHPESYPLVQKILADIKKDIKGVIGEAALIKSLNPAKYADDKFGVPTITDILKELEKPGRDPRPEFTTATFKEGVEEIRDLRPDMILEGVVTNVAAFGAFVDIGVHQDGLVHISALSNTFVKDPHTVVKAGQVVKVKVLEVDEKRKRIALTMRLTDSAPQAGAQPQQRADRNDRKSMGQHQKQGAREAAPSGSMAAAFAKLRG
- a CDS encoding DEAD/DEAH box helicase, whose amino-acid sequence is MDFTRDDASEVKAAPAVPTAPAVPPRLTPPANQLSYAVATWLQRVDAAAHPKAKLTPPPVDADPKQTQYRLIYVLAPTSGGRHVALCLYKARLRSNGDVAAATPVSEIFSLLSAPPNFLVAGDEDLVRFFVAMRSGQNSQTGSATEPRGKIGAALLQMLADQDKLLWANSWSDVGNGLVYPLKGGVLREANLAWREEGKGLRLGWAVQPAPGARHASQTGADQVDYMLPTDPPWYIDNLSCGVLQLNQGGAAIPLADLQALVAQAPLLTNHDKMRVSQLLLAHGLQQLMPLPQPLPQRLRDDVKPRPVLTLDAAMLADGSLQRWHDFAVLSFDYDGERVSFDPSQRVVRQKGDVTEIIARDEAAEAAALALLAERAFAAPTTLPLSSLKGGLLLPNQAAWIRFARDGLAELKDAGWKLEKTAKYRYDMRDVGDWYADVALDEADGGNTWFNLELGILVDQERVPLLPVLVQLIRGAPNDFTPKAIAHHGDEDQMLATLPDGARVALPWARIKPILGTLGELYFNDKIKTSLRMATLDAARLDELARNVEMQWTGGEELRDMGARLNQFGAVKRIATPAGLRATLRDYQTDGLSWMQFLREYNFGGILADDMGLGKTVQTLAHILVEKEAGRLTAPALVIAPTSLMGNWQEEAARFAPDLKVLLLQGKDRMAQFDQIDSADLVLTTYALLPRDEEKLREHDFHLVILDESHYIKNTRSKAAQSAGLLRARHRLCLSGTPLENHLGELWSQFHFLLPGLLGDEKGFNTVFRHPIERQDDPLRRSLLNRRIKPFLLRRTKDNVAKELPPKTEMVRRVELTGAQRDLYETVRLAMDQKVRDEIDRKGVARSQIVILEALLKLRQVCCDPRLVKSLSSKKQTAGSAKLIDLMQMVEDLLEEKRKILVFSQFTSMLELIEQELEARDIPYALLTGDTKDRSAQVAAFQQGAVPIFLISLKAGGVGLNLTAADTVIHYDPWWNPAAENQATDRAWRIGQDKPVFVYKLIAKGTLEEKIQILQQKKSDLAQSILAEGESQKMALTQEDLQQIFAPLVE